One genomic segment of Amycolatopsis sp. Hca4 includes these proteins:
- a CDS encoding precorrin-2 C(20)-methyltransferase, which produces MTGTLYGVGLGPGDPELMTVKAARLISEASVIAYHCARHGRSIARSVAEPYLREGQIEEKLVYPVTTETTDHPGGYEGAIADFYELSAKRLAEHLDAGRDVVLLCEGDPFFYGSYMYMHERLAGRFDAVVVPGVTSVSAAASVIGRPLVQRDEVLTVLPGTLPAPELARRLADTEAAAVLKLGRTFSSVREAFAEAGKLDDAVFVERATWGQQRIEPLASVDPASVPYFSLALLPSPAYASRVAPPSPAPVPASGGEVVVVGLGPAGPEWLTPEAAAELSAAEHIVGYGPYVARVPQKAGQQRHASGNRVEADRAREALSLAAAGSRVAVVSSGDPGVFAMASAVLEQVAAGHGTGVRVRIVPGVTAAQAAASRVGAPLGHDYCVLSLSDRLKPWEVIEKRLEAAGAADLVLALYNPASRTRTTQLADAREVLLRHRAASTPVVVARDVGGPEEDIRITTLGELDPSTVDMRCLLIVGSSRTRAENGIVWTPRSY; this is translated from the coding sequence ATGACCGGCACGCTCTACGGCGTCGGGCTCGGCCCCGGCGACCCGGAACTGATGACGGTCAAGGCGGCACGCTTGATTTCCGAGGCGTCGGTGATCGCGTACCACTGCGCGCGGCACGGCCGGAGCATCGCGCGTTCGGTCGCCGAGCCGTACCTGCGCGAGGGGCAGATCGAGGAGAAGCTCGTCTACCCGGTGACGACGGAGACGACCGACCACCCGGGCGGCTACGAAGGCGCGATCGCGGACTTCTACGAGCTGAGCGCGAAGCGACTGGCCGAGCACCTCGACGCGGGCCGCGACGTGGTCCTGCTGTGCGAAGGCGACCCGTTCTTCTACGGCTCGTACATGTACATGCACGAGCGGCTCGCGGGCCGTTTCGACGCGGTGGTGGTCCCGGGCGTGACATCGGTGAGCGCGGCGGCATCGGTCATCGGCCGTCCCTTGGTCCAGCGCGACGAGGTGCTGACGGTCCTCCCGGGCACGCTCCCGGCCCCGGAACTGGCCCGCCGCCTGGCGGACACCGAGGCGGCGGCGGTGCTGAAGCTGGGGCGGACGTTCTCGTCGGTGCGGGAGGCGTTCGCGGAGGCGGGAAAGCTGGACGACGCCGTCTTCGTCGAGCGGGCCACGTGGGGGCAGCAGCGGATCGAGCCACTGGCCTCGGTGGACCCTGCGTCCGTGCCGTACTTCTCGCTGGCGTTGCTGCCTTCGCCGGCTTACGCGTCCCGGGTTGCTCCGCCTTCGCCTGCTCCGGTCCCTGCGTCCGGTGGCGAGGTCGTCGTCGTGGGCCTGGGTCCGGCCGGCCCGGAGTGGCTGACCCCCGAGGCGGCCGCGGAGCTATCGGCGGCCGAGCACATCGTCGGCTACGGGCCGTATGTGGCGCGGGTCCCGCAGAAGGCGGGCCAGCAGCGGCACGCATCGGGCAACCGGGTGGAAGCGGACCGGGCGCGCGAGGCGTTGTCGTTGGCAGCTGCCGGGTCCCGGGTCGCGGTGGTGTCCTCGGGTGACCCGGGGGTGTTCGCGATGGCGTCGGCGGTCCTGGAGCAGGTCGCCGCGGGCCACGGCACGGGAGTGCGTGTCCGGATCGTCCCGGGCGTGACGGCGGCCCAGGCGGCGGCGTCCCGGGTGGGCGCGCCGCTGGGCCACGACTATTGCGTGCTGTCGCTGTCGGATCGGCTGAAGCCGTGGGAAGTCATCGAGAAGCGCTTGGAGGCGGCGGGCGCGGCGGACCTGGTGCTGGCGTTGTACAACCCCGCTTCGCGTACCCGGACGACGCAGCTGGCGGACGCGCGTGAGGTTCTGTTGCGCCACCGAGCTGCTTCTACGCCGGTTGTCGTGGCCCGGGACGTGGGCGGCCCGGAGGAGGACATCCGCATCACGACGCTGGGTGAGCTCGATCCGTCCACGGTGGACATGCGTTGCTTGCTGATCGTGGGCTCGTCGCGCACCCGAGCGGAGAACGGCATCGTCTGGACGCCCCGCAGTTACTGA